A single region of the Oryzias melastigma strain HK-1 linkage group LG23, ASM292280v2, whole genome shotgun sequence genome encodes:
- the tspan12 gene encoding tetraspanin-12, which produces MAREHAVRCLRYLLHALNLLFLLMAVCVLGVAAWIRDSLNSILTLAAHTRLEEAAVLTYSPAVHPVIIAASCFLILVAMVGYCGTLRCNLLLLSWYFCSLLVIFCVELACAVWTYEEPSVQRSDMISLKPRLHNFGLQHHQWLTHTWNHFQTEFQCCGVIYFTDWLELTEMEWPPDSCCTNQYPGCARHAYFHDLSDLYQEGCGPKIYSFIRGTQQLQILRFLGVSLGVAQILAMALTVTLLWALYFGQRSAKQDSQTPPAGLEDPGPSDGLISV; this is translated from the exons ATGGCCCGAGAGCACGCGGTCAGGTGTCTGCGCTACCTGCTGCACGCGCTCAACCTGCTGTTCTTG CTGATGGCGGTGTGCGTGCTGGGCGTGGCCGCGTGGATCAGAGACTCCCTGAACTCCATCCTGACCCTGGCAGCCCACACCAG GCTGGAGGAGGCCGCCGTCCTCACCTACTCCCCCGCCGTCCACCCCGTCATCATCGCTGCTTCCTGCTTCCTCATCCTGGTGGCCATGGTGGGTTACTGCGGCACTCTGAGATgcaacctgctgctgctgtcctgG TACTTCTGCAGCCTCCTGGTGATCTTCTGTGTGGAGCTGGCCTGCGCGGTGTGGACCTACGAGGAG CCCTCAGTGCAGCGCTCTGACATGATCAGCCTGAAGCCCCGCCTTCATAACTTTGGCCTGCAGCATCATCAGTGGCTGACGCACACCTGGAATCACTTCCAGACAGAG TTCCAGTGTTGTGGGGTGATCTACTTCACCGATTGGCTGGAGCTGACAGAGATGGAGTGGCCTCCGGACTCCTGCTGCACCAATCAGTATCCAGGGTGCGCTCGCCACGCCTACTTCCACGACCTCAGCGACCTTTACCAAGAG GGCTGCGGTCCAAAGATCTACAGTTTCATCCGCGGGACTCAGCAGCTGCAGATCCTGCGCTTCCTGGGCGTGTCCCTGGGCGTGGCTCAGATCCTGGCCATGGCTCTGACCGTCACGCTGCTGTGGGCGCTCTACTTTGGACAGAGGTCTGCCAAGCAGGACTCACAGACACCCCCTGCTGGTCTGGAGGATCCTGGACCCTCAGATGGTCTGATCTCAGTCTGA
- the ing3 gene encoding inhibitor of growth protein 3 has translation MLYLEDYLEMIEQLPMDLRDRFTEMREMDLQVQNQLEQRVIDFFVNAKKNKPEWREEQMEVIKKDYYKALEDADEKVQLANQIYDLVDRHLRKLDQELAKFKMELEADNAGITEILERRSLEMDSPSQPVNNHHMHSHVTAEKRKCSAPSHHTAEHIPEKKFKSEALLSTLTSDPSKENTPGCRSNSIAASANSAYSMNSSQPLASYNLSSLPAGPGAGAGAITMAAAQAVQATAQMKEGRRTSSLKASYEAIKNNDFQLGREFSLSRDASGYSSSALASTLTQTLTPSTASDSRGRKSKSSIKSTSHQSSSSSSSSSLSSCSSSSALAQELSQQASALPEAEANSQVDWTYDPNEPRYCICNQVSYGEMVGCDNTDCPIEWFHYGCVGLTEAPKGKWYCPQCTAAMKRRGSRHK, from the exons ATGCTGTACCTAGAGGACTACCTCGAGA TGATCGAGCAGCTTCCCATGGACCTCCGCGACAGGTTCACGGAAATGAGGGAGATGGACCTGCAGGTGCAGA ACCAGCTGGAGCAACGGGTCATTGATTTCTTTGTCAACGCAAAGAAGAACAAACCGGAGTGGAGGGAGGAGCAGATGGAGGTCATCAAGAAG gatTATTACAAAGCTCTGGAGGATGCAGACGAGAAGGTCCAGCTGGCCAATCAGATTTATGATCTG GTGGACCGGCACCTGCGTAAACTAGACCAGGAGCTGGCCAAGTTCAAAATGGAGCTGGAGGCAGACAACGCCGGCATCACCGAGATCCTGGAGAGAC GGTCGCTGGAGATGGACAGTCCGTCTCAGCCGGTCAACAACCATCACATGCACTCGCACGTCACGGCCGAGA AGAGGAAGTGCAGCGCCCCCAGCCACCACACGGCGGAGCACATTCCGGAGAAGAAGTTCAAGTCTGAGGCTCTGCTGTCCACGCTCACCTCCGACCCGTCTAAGGAGAACACACCAG GGTGCCGCTCCAACAGCATAGCGGCGTCCGCCAACAGCGCCTACAGCATGAACTCCTCCCAGCCGCTGGCCTCCTACAACCTGAGCTCTTTGCCTGCTGGACCCGGGGCCGGCGCCGGCGCCATCACCATGGCGGCAGCTCAGGCCGTCCAGGCCACGGCTCAG ATGAAGGAGGGCCGCCGCACCTCCAGCCTGAAGGCCAGCTACGAGGCCATCAAGAACAACGACTTCCAGCTGGGCCGCGAGTTCTCGCTGTCGCGGGACGCATCTGGGTACTCCTCCTCCGCCCTGGCCTCCACCCTCACCCAGACGCTCACCCCCAGCACCGCCTCTGACTCCAGAGGACGCAAGTCAAA GAGCAGCATCAAGTCCACCAGCCACCagtcctcctcctcgtcctcctcctcctccctctcctcctgctcctcctcctcagcgcTGGCTCAGGAGCTCTCCCAGCAGGCATCGGCGCTGCCTGAAGCTGAGGCCAACAGCCAAGTGGACTGGACCTATGACCCCAACGAGCCCCGGTACTGCATCTGCAACCAG GTGTCCTATGGGGAGATGGTTGGCTGTGACAACACGGAT TGTCCCATCGAGTGGTTCCATTACGGCTGCGTGGGCCTGACCGAGGCGCCTAAAGGGAAGTGGTACTGCCCGCAGTGCACGGCGGCCATGAAGAGGAGGGGCAGCCGCCACAAATAG